In Equus quagga isolate Etosha38 chromosome 14, UCLA_HA_Equagga_1.0, whole genome shotgun sequence, the genomic stretch TGATGTGGATTTAGAGTAACCATACCCGGGGTTCATATGCTGGCTCTGGTGTTAGGgaagtcacttaatctttctgaactcattttcttgcctgtaaaatgggcacagtgATAATAATATCTTCACCACACAGCTGTtatgagatttaaatgaaatactacgTGTGAGCAGGGTTGATAAACTGTAAAGTAGTATTCAGATGTCACTGATTATTAACAGCATAATGACTGTGATAAATAGAAACCTCCCTTTAAGTAAGCAAATGATTATAGTTgatagagaaatacaaaaaagatCATAGTTGATGATTTGCAGGTAACTCCTCCCTGCCCGGGGCGCTCAGCGCAGCTGGAACGGCCTCTGGAGGTGGGGACCTACCAGAACAGGGTAGGAAATTCTGATCTCaggtggaggctggaggtctgggCCCTAAGAACACAGGCTGAAGCTGTTTGCCACCTGCCCGGGCCTCTCCCATGACGCTTCTGCAATTTGACAGCAGACTCCCAGCAACCTCTCCCCCAGGTAACAAAGCAACAGTGAATTGAGGCCCTTATTTTTTATTGCACTTCATGGAAAGGGAGCAGACCCTCCAGGAATGAATATTCATTTGTACAAccccttaagaaaaaaaatgctcatAAACTCCTGGAAAAGCTGTGTTATTACTAAACACTAATTGCATTTCCTTGGGTAAGCACCATAAAAAATTCATTGCAGTTTTTAGAAACAAGATGCCAATTGCATCTTAATTGCTAAAGAGGAGAGAACGGGAGAGAAGCTTCACTAGGAAAATGCTAACCTGGCATAAACTCAGAAAGAAATCTTCCCAAGCCGGAAGGCCCAATTCTGAAGGAGAGATGGGTCTGGTGGGGCAGCCAGACCCTCCGTAAGAGAGCATTGACTTAAGTGGTTCTCAGACCTACAGTATCAGAGCACCTGGGCGGCTGGGGCTCTTTGCTGCAGATCATAGCATGAAGATTTAACCAACGTAAAGAATTAAATAAGGGCATGCCAAGATTCTAGGGAGACGAGCAAGAGTCAGTGCCAGAGCTTTTAAGAAACATGTATGGGAGGAAGTTTGTAATTCCATCCCtaacgtgtgtgtgtgcttgtgtgtgtgtgtgtgtgtgcgtgagagagagagagagagagagagagagagagagagggagaggagagagaatgagagagaatccGACCAAGACCATCTATCAATTCACTTTAATAGCAGAACTCCTTGGACCAGTTCACAGAACTGTTATTCTAAAACCAACACCCTATTTCAACACCAACCTGAGTGTTTTTGCAGCGACCCCACCCAAGCAGGGCCAGCCAGAGCCAGGTGAGAACAAGAAGTAGGCGAGACCaactggagaggggagaggatcCTGACTCCATGGGCTTAATCTGGGCTGGCTAGCCCTGACCCCATCTGCCTAGAAGCCTCCAAGCCAGGGCTTCTCTAGGGAGGCACTTCCCCCTtgagcacacagggagaaggcccaGGATATCCCTGAGCATCCTCCCAAAAGATGCACATAGGGGCTGGGGAGGAAAGAGGGCAGAAGGCTGGCTCCCACCTGCTGCCAGCAgcctcttcctctccagctcctcccccaCACCTCTCAGCTCCCCCaccttcccagcccagccccagcctctctcctgtcAATGATGCTCTCTGGTGAGCTAGAGGGACTGGAAATCAGGGCCCAAGGGGAGAGGCCATGTGGCCTGGAGGCTGGCCCATGGAAGGTGACAGTCTCTTGTGCAGTGATGGGGGATCCATGCCTTCTGCATCAGGAGCCGCTGCTTCTCCTCCATCTAGTGCACCTGTCAGAGACCCCAGGAAACATGAGGCTGCCACACAGTGAGTTGGAGGAAACAACAGGCCTCGGGGAGGGAGTCCTGGGCTGGAAGAGAAAGGAGCTGGATCCACAGCGCGGCTCCACCGCGCACTAGCCGAGTGACTTTCATTTCTGTAAGTCACTTAACCATTTAGAAACTTCATTTCCACTTCTATCAAACGGAAAGGTTAAAAATACACGCTGCTCTAGGTTTTCTGTAAGGTTTGAACGAGATGGATGCATATGTCCCCTGTAAACGCTAATGTTTGTTATCTACCACCTGCCCCGTGCCCAACCTTGCAGAAGGATGATTTTCATTATCAAGTCTTGCATTTACAAAGTCctttatatgaaaaaatgtatttttatacacATTATCTCACTTGGTCGTCCCACTAAACAGACGAAGTTGAGTAGCTTGCCTCATGTCACACAAGAATTAATTTGCTGCTGAACCCAAGCTGTTAAATGCTGAGCTCTCTCCATAGTGAAGAGTCACTGCCTTAGAAACCAGGGGGATATGACggtcataaataaatacataaataacagGGGAGTCACTCACGCTAAGCCTTGCACCGTGCAGGCCTTGTACAGGTCTTACCTCATTTAATCGTCATAGTAGCATGTAACCAGCCACGATGGTTATTACCGGACAAGTGAGGTTTACTAAGTTATGAACGTGCCAAAAGTCACAGTAAATGGCAGATCTGGGTCACAATACAAACTCAAGTCTCCTCTTCCCTAGTTAACACTTAAATGTATAGAAATCCAACGAATTCAATGTTACTGCatcactccttcctcctcccactctggGAAACATTCCCTAgccccctctccagcccccagcagggCCCAGGCCTAAGGAATGAGGTTCACAGTTTCCAAAAGATGGGTTCTTTACATACCTCCCcgcacccctgcccccacactcACCCATGCTGTGTCCTGGATCCAGTCCAGGAGCTCAGCAACCTTGGCGTAGACACCGGGGTGATTGGGCTCTGCACAGCCATGGCCCCAGCTGACCACCCCCACCAGGCGCCATGTGCCCCCATCCTGGCACACCAGGGGACCCCCGCTATCCCCCTGAGGGATCCAGgcacagaaacacagagaaacaggCCGTTAGTCCTTCCTGGTAGTGGGGCACAGACCTCCCCATTTCAGGCCCCTCCTGCTTCCAGCATGGATCTCGCCTTGCCTCACCCTTCCTAAAAAGGCTGCTCAGAGCAGGGGCCAAGTCACAGCAAGCCCCcgtgcccctgccctcccccagggccctctTGCTGCCACACCTGGCATGCATCGGCCCTCCCGTCCAGGTAGCCGGCACACAGCATGCGGGGGGTGAGGGCCCCGCTGTACACGCAAGAGCTGTTGCAGAGCTGGGTGCTGAGCAGGGGCACCACCATGTCCTGCAGTGTGTCTGAGCTGTGGGCTGCAGGAAGCAGACACAGAGATGGAGGGACACAGAGCAGGGCTGCAGGGCACCAAGCAAGACCCAGGAAGGCAGAGCAGCAAGAGGGGGGTTGGTTAGAGACCCTGGAGACACAAAGAGGGGAGCCCAGGGTGGGAGGTGTGGACTCTGGGCAAGGAGGCAGGGGTCTGGCAGACCTGGGAGCTGGGAGTGAAGAGGCAAAGTAGAACTCACACATCCCCCCGAAAGCTGGGGCTATGGCACTCCTGGGACAAGGGGAGCAGAGGTAAAGGGCCAGATTTAGGGGAGTCTCAGGTGTTGTTCTCTCAGAAAGATACGGGCAGGGGAGACAGGGGCCCCTGGCCTGGCCAAGGGCAATGCCAGaggaaaagggggctggccctgccacGTGGCCAGGGGAGTTGGAGGTGCCTCACCTTGAGAAggatgcctcccccacccccacgcccctTTTGtacccagggccctgggagctgACTTACCATGGCTGGGGTCAGTGTGGCCCCAGCCAGACACCCAGCACTGCGAGCCCCTGGGAAAATCTTGCTCCTCGGCCGGCAGGCACACAGCGCCCACGGTGTCTGTAGAGAGGAACGTGGTCCTAGGCCCCGTTCAGGCTCAGCTTCCCTTCCCCCTAGCCTGGGCAGAGAACCAGGGCTGGCAGGTCCTCCTCGCCCCCTTCTCAAACAGTCCTGGTTCTTGGCCTCCCCCAGCCAGGCCTCCTGTATGGCTGTGCGGGTCATGCACTGTACCACCTTGGGGGTCGCCGTGCACACAGAGGACAATGTGTGATCCGCAGCGTGCCGGGCACCCTCTAGTTGGGCAGTGTCCCCGCTGTGCACCCCCACCCAGGGCTGCGAGAGAACGAAATTCCTTCTGGGTGTTTGTACCTAACTACTCCTAATGAGGACCCATTTTGTACTTtccccagggtttggatcctctTGGCattatttcccaaagtgtgtgACACTCCTTGCGGGTGGAGCCCAAACATGGTGTTAGGTGTGATGTTGAGACCAAATACACACTGATTGACTTGGGGAGACAGTACGTCCTGTCGGTTCTCTTTCAGTCCCTCTAACTGCATCAGGGAGAAAGACTCGGCTGGTGCTCGGCTGTACCTCTCTCAGTGCCCGTCCACCTCCGCCCAAGCACGCAGAGAGCAGGTCTGCATGCGGCCACGCTGCAGAGGACGGCACCAGGCTAGAACTTGAGCACTGGCTGGTTTTCCCTCTGTGTATTTTTGTGGTTATGATCTATTTACTGTAAGTAATATGGGTTCTCCCATTAAGCACTAACCTAAAGTTtcccttttaaatatatttaagtcaATTTAGGAATGTTAACTGTTGAACAACAGTTCAGAGGGTACCCATATATGATAACATCTGTGAAAGGCATATGACAACAACCGTTGTTCCAGAAACCCGAGGCGACCGGTAGCAATGAGAGGGAGGAGTGCTaagtgtatgtgagtgtgtgcaggAGTGGGCATGAGTGTGTGTTCGTgagtgtgcatgagtgtgtacGGTGTGCGCATGAGAGTGAGCGTGCATGAGTNNNNNNNNNNGTGCATGAGTGTGTACGGTGTGCGCATGAGAGTGAGCGTGCATGAGTGTGTATGGTGTGCGCATGAGAGTGAGCGTGCATGAGTGTGTACGGTGTGTGCATGAGAGTGAGCGTGCATGAGTGTGTATGGTGTGAGCATATGGTGCATAGGAGTGAGTATGCCTGTGTGCTTGTGTGAGCATCACATGAGTGTGGGTTGTGatgtgtgtgtgagcgtgagtgcatgcgtgtgtgtgtgttttgtgagtGCACGTGTTTGTCGGTCAGTGCGCATGTGCGTGTGCCTGTTGAGGAGCTGCCCTTGGGCAGATGCTGTAAAGGAGAAGCCCCCGCCCTGGAGTCGGGGCACCAGGCTCAGGAACCATCTGTGCGTGAACTTGAAGAAAGCCACTGCCCTCAGGAAACCTCAGCATCCTTGTCTGTGTGTACCTGCCTCGTCTACCTGTCAGGGGAGGTATGAGGATTGATCgaaagaatatttggaaaaatgagAGGAATCTTATTAACTGTAGCATGCCACAAGCTTCCTGGGACCTGGGACCAGCCTGGGAATAGGGTTGGAGCAGCCTGTTGGCAGATGAGCAGCTGCGAAGCTCCGCTTGGGACCTCCAGGCAAATCCCGTCGGCAGCCCAGCTGAGAAAGGGGCCGGCTCTTTAAGCTCTTTGTCCTCAAGAGCATGCAGAAGAGCCGGTGCGGCTTCAGGTCTAGGTGATGCCAAAGTTCAGGACAGTCTGAACTGAATGTTTTCAGGCTTACAGCACTGGGAGGAACTCTAGAGCTCAGCCCCCCTGCCCGACCCGGGCATCTGCTCCTCTCTCAGCACAGCCGACAGCCTGCTCACCCAAGGCCAGCGCCTCACCTGAGAAATCGAGTGGGGTCCGGAGCCGCAGGAGGGCGACGTCATAGTCGTGATTCTGGGCGCTGTAGAGTGGGTGGGGGATGATCCTCTCCACCACAGCCCCCTGGTGTGTCCTGACCATGCTGTGGCTGACCAACCCCGCACGGACCCGCCAGCTGGACAGGCGGGACAGCCTGAAACTGCACATAGGAGTGATGCTGAGCCCGGGGAAGAAAGGGGCAGAAGAAGTTGACGTAAGTGAGGTGGTGGGTGGAGGAAGCTGGCCACAGAGGCTATTAGTGGGGTCCCCATCGCCAGGCTGTAAGTTCCAGAACCATGCCTCTTAGTATCCCCCCCCCACAGCTGGCAAGAGACTGGGCACGCATTAGGTACCTAATAAATGCTCGAGTACTGATGGATAGAGAAGTAAAACATTATGGGTCATCTGCACCCACCACGCCTCTCTCCTGCAAATCCCCTTCCAAGTTCGACTGCGAACATCAAAGGACCTGGTATGATGCCATAACTCTAACCTGAGGCAGAAAAACATGCATCCGTCCCGTCTCTCCACTTAGTATGTGTGATCGTGGGGGAGGCAtttccctgctcccagcctcagtttccccttgtaAAATGAAGACTACACTAGCTGCCTTGTCAGCCACCAGAAGAGGGCCAAAGAGCTCACACACTCATCCGTCACTCATTCCTTCACTGCTCCAACCAGTAtatattaagcatctactatattCCAGAACTgttctgggccctggggacaAGGCAGGGGGAGAAACAACAAAGGGATTCAGTGCTAAACAAGACTGAGAGTCCCTGCTCCCATGGGGCTTCCAGTCTCAAGGGGAAGGAAGACATTAAACAAACAATGACAAGGAAATGATTTAATTACAGTGGTGATAAACATGAAGAAGTGCAGAGGGCTGTGAGtgtgaaagcattttaaaaacttaaaaactaaGCAAATACAAAGAGCCGATATTTGTATGATTACTGCTATTCATGCAGAGCTGTTCTTGCCACTCAACAGGGAGAATTTCACAAACACCACCCACCCACTCAGAGCCGTCATGCGGAGGCAGACAGTTGGACACAGACATTATATACAGGACATACCAACGGCCAAACAGAAAAGACAACGGGGCCTGCTCCTCCCTAGCAGACCCGAGACTTGCCTGTGCATGCAGTGCGCAGCGGTCACCACCCAGTGTGGCGCCAGCACGGAGCCCCCACACGTGTGCCGGGAGCCCAGGGCCACGCTGGCATGCCATGGCCAGCTCCCAGGAGCCACGGCCTGCCCCCCGACTATCCGGGAAGCCAGGGGCCTTGCCCCACACTCTGTGAACAGAGAAGCACCagtgagatggaaagaaagagaggcaggTGTCAGCACAGCCCTGACTCTCAGGGAGTGGCCCACTGTGGACAGCTCTCATCTATTACTCCTGGTCCTAAGTAGGAGGGACCGAAAGGTAGGAATGTGGTTACACACCTGCCTGCCCCATCAGGCTGTGAGCTCACAGACTGCGCTTGCGTTATCTGTGGAGCCCTGATACCTAGCAAAATGCCTGTCCCATAGGATGGGTTGAAATGTTGGtgtgtggatggatgggtgaaggACAGATGAAGAGATGATAGCTGAATAGCATGAAAGGAACTCCACAGACTGTCTCCCATTTGGCCCCTGAGGGGATGCCCAGCCAGCCCACCCAGGAGGCTGCTGGAAAGCTTAAAGAAGCCCAAGCAGGGTGAAGACCCTCTGGACCTGTGCCCATCCCCAGTCCACCACCCTCCTCAGTCTCCTGAAGCTGCTAACCAGTTAATAGCCAATAGGAACTCCACCTTTGCGGATCTCCATAAGAAAGTGGGAGTGCGGGTCAGAGGTCAAGGCAGATAGTGTCAAGTAGTGACGTGAGGAGGTCATCCGCCCAGACCACTGGCTGGTGTGGCGGGATGTG encodes the following:
- the TMPRSS5 gene encoding transmembrane protease serine 5, translated to MYRFVYMTYLQDSASLMLDGQAPMEAQYAEEGPGPGIFRSELGDPLRRPEAQQQPISLSRRWCSRRRGCAVLGALGLLAGASVGSWLLVLYLWPAASQPVPRNSQDEEMTLNCSEASGGEEALLPSIPKAVSFRINKEDFLLQVQVRARPDWLLVCHEGWSSALGVRICRSLGHLRLTHHKGVNLSDLKLNSSQEFAQLPPRLGGLLEEVWQPRDNCTSGQIVSLKCSECGARPLASRIVGGQAVAPGSWPWHASVALGSRHTCGGSVLAPHWVVTAAHCMHSFRLSRLSSWRVRAGLVSHSMVRTHQGAVVERIIPHPLYSAQNHDYDVALLRLRTPLDFSDTVGAVCLPAEEQDFPRGSQCWVSGWGHTDPSHAHSSDTLQDMVVPLLSTQLCNSSCVYSGALTPRMLCAGYLDGRADACQGDSGGPLVCQDGGTWRLVGVVSWGHGCAEPNHPGVYAKVAELLDWIQDTAWVH